GCGGACTCGAGCAGTTCGCGGTGCCGGGTCATCGCCCCGATGCGGATCTGCCCGCTCTCGACGGTGATGTAGCCGAGCTCGCGGTGCAGGTCGTTGATGTCGATCAGGTACTCGAAGTTGGCCAGTCGCAGCTTCATCATCGGCAGCAGGCTGTGGCCGCCGGCGACGAGGCGCGCGCCGTCACCCAGCCGGTCCAGCAATCCGATGGCGTGCTCGACACTGGAGGCCCGTTCGTACTCGAACGGCGCGGGAACCTGCATCGGCGGCCCCTTCCACTCGTGGGTGTGCGCACAGTGGGCGCCCCGCGGCGGGCAATGTCAACGGCAACCTAAGCAGCCACTTAATCTGCTCTTGCCGGGTCGCCGCGGGAGCCGGATGCTCCGCCGAGAGCGCCGTGCCGTGCACCGGACGCGAGGGGAGCGGTTTGTGGCGAATGTCGGCTGGCTGGACCTGGCACTCGCCGGTGCCATGGCGCTGACCGCCGCGCACCACCTGGGCCGGCCGCTCGCCGCACGGCTGTCCGGACGGCCCTGTGAACTGGACGTCAACCTGGCGCACGCCGCGATGGGCGCGGCGATGGCGGCCATGCTGCTCGGGCCGCCCGCGCGCGAGCCAGGCTGGGCCGTGGCGATGGCGATCCCGACGCTGTGGTTCCTCTGCCGCGGCGTGCACGCCTACGTGCTGCACGGGCGCGCCGCGGCGGCTCACCCGCTGCGCGAGGCGTTGCTCTGCGCGGCGATGCTGTACATGCTCGCGGCGCACGGGCCGCACGCCGTGATGGCCATGCCCGGCATGACCACCCCGCAGGGCCCGACGAACCTGGCCGCGGTTCCCGCGCTCACCGTGCTGTTCGTCCTCGCGCTGGCGGCGGTCGCGGTACGCAGCGTGCCGGCGGCAGGCCGGGCGCACCGGGCGGGGACTTCGGTTGCGCCCGCGGCGACGGCGGGCTGCCAGCTCGCCATGATCGGCGCGAGCGGCTACATGCTGGCGCTCATGCTGTAGCCGGTGCGGGGGTGGCCGGTGGCCGATCAGCCCTCCCGCATCGGCACGCGGACGCCCCGTTCGGCGGCCACCTCGGTGGCCCGCTCGTAGCCTGCGTCCACGTGCCTGATCACGCCCATGCCGGGGTCATTGGTGAGGACCCGCTCGAGCTTGGCGGCCGCCAGCTCCGTCCCGTCCGCGACGCTGACCTGCCCGGCGTGGATGGAGCGACCCATCCCGACGCCGCCGCCGTGGTGGATCGACACCCATGACGCGCCGCTCGCGACGTTGACCATCGCGTTGAGCAGCGGCCAGTCGGCGATCGCGTCCGAGCCGTCCAGCATGGATTCGGTTTCCCGATACGGGGAAGCGACCGATCCGCAGTCCAGGTGGTCGCGTCCGATGACGATCGGCGCGCTGATCTCGCCGTTGCCGACCAGCCGGTTGAACTCCAGGCCGGCGCGATCGCGCTCGCCGTAGCCGAGCCAGCAGATCCGCGCGGGCAGGCCCTGGAAGTGCACCCGCTCCTGGGCCAGCGTGATCCAGCGCGCGAGGGACTCGTTCTCGGGGAACAGGTCGAGAATCGCCTTGTCGGTACGGGCGATGTCCTTCGGATCCCCGGACAGCGCCGCCCACCGGAACGGGCCCTTGCCCTCGCAGAAGAGCGGGCGGATGTAGGCGGGGACGAAGCCCGGGAAGTCGAAGGCCCGGTTGTAGCCGGCCAGTTTCGCCTCGCCGCGGATCGAGTTGCCGTAGTCGAAGACCTCGGCGCCCCTGTCCTGGAAGCCGACCATCGCCTCGACGTGCCGCGCCATGCTGGCGCGGGCCCGGCCGGTGAACTCCTCGGGCTTGCGCGCCGCGTAATCGCGCCAGTCGTCGAACTCGACGCCGATCGGCAGGTAGGCCAGCGGATCGTGGGCGGACGTCTGGTCGGTGACGATGTCGATCGGGGCGTCGTTCGCGAGCAGTTGCGGGACGAGCGAGGCGGCGTTGCCCAACAGGCCTATGGACAGCGGCTTTCTGGCGTCACGCGCCTCGACAGCGAGGTTCAGCGCCTGCCGCACGCTGTCGGCGCGCACGTCCAGGTAGCCGTGTTGGATGCGGCGCGCGATCCGGCTCGGGTCGACGTCGATGCAGATGGCGACGCCGCCGTTCATGGTGACGGCCAGGGGCTGCGCGCCGCCCATCCCGCCGAGGCCGGCGGTCAGCGTGATGGTGCCCGCGAGCGTGCCGGCGAAGCGTTTCGCGGCGACGGCGGCGAACGTCTCGTAGGTGCCCTGCAGGATGCCCTGGGTGCCGATGTAGATCCACGAGCCGGCGGTCATCTGCCCGTACATCATCAGGCCCAGGTGCTCGAGGCGGCGGAACTCGTCCCAGTTGGCCCAGTCGCCCACCAGGTTGGAGTTCGCGATCAGCACGCGCGGTGCCCACTCGTGGGTGCGCATCACGCCCACCGGCTTGCCGCTCTGCACCAGCAGCGTCTCGTCCAGTTCGAGGTCGGTCAGGGTGCGCACGATGGCGTGGTAGCTCGGCCAGTCGCGCGCGGCCTTGCCGGTGCCGCCGTAGACGACCAGCTCCTCGGGGTGCTCGGCCACCTCGGGATCGAGGTTGTTCTGCAGCATCCGCAGCGGGGCCTCGGTGTGCCAGCCGCGGGCGGTGAGCGCGGTGCCGTGCGGCGCGCTGATCATGGCGTCTCCTTCAGCTCGGGTCAGGCCAGTGGTGCGGGCAGTGCGGCGTCGGCGGCGGCGACAGCGGCGCCCGAGCGGACGAACTCCACTGCCGCCTCCACCTCCGGGGACAGGTGACGGTCCGGACCAGGGCCGGCGACGCGCTCGCGCAACGCCGCGACGACCGCGCCGGTGGCCGGCCCGGGGTGCAGCGGGCCGCGCAGGTCCAGGGCGCGCGCCGCGGTGAGCAGTTCGATCGCCAGCACCCGGGTCAGCGCGTCGACCGACCGGCGCAGCTTGCGCGCCGCCGACCAGCCCATCGAGACGTGGTCCTCCTGCATCGCGCTGGACGGGATCGAGTCGACGCTGGCCGGCACCGCGAGCCGCTTGAGCTCGGACACCATCGCGGCCTGGGTGTACTGCGCGATCATGTGCCCGGAGTCGACGCCCGGATCGTCGGCCAGGAACGGCGGCAGGCCTCGGCTGCGCGCGACGTCGAGCATCCGGTCGGTGCGCCGCTCGCTCATGGACGCGACGTCCGCCGCCGGGATCGCGAGGAAGTCCAGCACGTACGCGACGGGCGCGCCGTGGAAGTTGCCGTTGGACTCGACCCGTCCGTCAGGGGTGATCACCGGATTGTCGACGGCGCTGGCGAGTTCGTGGCCGGCCACCAGGCGCGCGTGCGCGAGGGTGTCGCGGGCGGCACCGGCCACCTGTGGCGCGCAGCGCATCGAATAGGCGTCCTGGACGTAGGGGCAGTCCGGCCCGGTGTGGCTGGCGATGATCGGCGAGCCGGCCAGCAGCGCTCGCATGTTCGCGGCGGCGACCGCCTGGCCCGGTTGTGGCCGCAGCGCCTGCAGGTCGGCCGCGAACACCCGCGCCGTGCCCAGCATCGCCTCCACGCTCATCGCGGCGGTGAGGTCGGCGGTGCGCAGCAGCAGGTCCAGGTCGGTGCACGCGAGCAGCAACTGCCCGAGCATGCCGTCCGTCCCGTTGATCAGCGCCAGGCCCTCCTTCTCGGCCAGCTCGACCGGCTCCAGGCCGTGCCCGCGCAGCGCCTCGGCGGCGGGGAGCTCGGCGCCGTCCGCGGTGCGCACCGTCCCCTCGCCGATCAGCGCGAGCGCGACGTGCGCGAGGGGCGCCAGGTCGCCGGAGCAGCCGAGCGAGCCGAACTCTCGCACGATCGGGGTGATGCCGTTGTCGAGCAGCTCGGCGAGCAGGCGCGCGGTCGGCGGTCGGACGCCGGTGCGCCCGGTGGCCAGTGTGGACAGGCGTAGCAGCATCAGCGCGCGGGTCACCTCGCGCTCGACCTCGGGGCCGGAGCCCGCCGCGTGCGAGCGGATCAGCGAACGCTGCAGCAGGGCGCGCTGCTCGGGTGCGATGTGCTTGGTGGCCAGCGCGCCGAAGCCGGTGGAGATGCCGTAGTGCGGCTCGATGTCGTCGGCGAGGGAGTCGACAATCGCGCGGGACGCCTCGATCGCGGTGAGGGCGGCCGCGCCGAGCTGCACGCCGGCGCCGTGGCGGGCCACGGCCACGACGTCCGGCTCGGTCAGCGGCCCGACGTCCACGGTGATGCGCTCCATGACGCCCACTGTGCCGCCCGGGCCGGGCCAGCCGCCACCGCGCACGCACGCCGTCTGGTATCCCAGACTGCCCCAGCCGGCCGCACCCCCCGATCGCTCCGCTGAGTGGCGACTTCTGCGTTCAGTGGCGACCTATAGCCCGCCACTGAACGCGTAACCCGCCACTCAACGAAGGGGGGCGCGCGCTACGGTCGGCGGATGCGCGCTGTCGTCATCACCGAACCAGGCGGCCCCGAGGTGTTGCGGGTGCAGGAGGTGCCCGCACCCGAGCCCGCACCCGGCGAGGTGCTCGTCACCGTGGCCGCGACCGCGGTAAACCGGGCGGACCTGCTGCAGCGGCAGGGCAACTACCCGCCGCCGCAGGGCGCCTCGCCGTACCTGGGGCTGGAGTGCTCCGGCACCATCGCAGCAGTCGGCGCGGCCGTCACCGGCTGGCGGGTGGGTGACGCGGTGTGCGCGCTGCTGGCCGGCGGCGGCTACGCCGAGCAGGTCGCGGTGCCGGCCGGACAGCTGATGCGCGCGCCGCAGGGTGTGTCGCTGGTCGACGCGGCCGCGCTCCCCGAGGTCGCGTGCACCGTGTGGTCGATGGTCTTCGGCGCGCAGGCCGGCCGGCTGCAGCCCGGCGAGCGGCTGCTCGTGCACGGCGGGTCCAGCGGGATCGG
This genomic stretch from Jatrophihabitans cynanchi harbors:
- a CDS encoding DUF5134 domain-containing protein, with the translated sequence MANVGWLDLALAGAMALTAAHHLGRPLAARLSGRPCELDVNLAHAAMGAAMAAMLLGPPAREPGWAVAMAIPTLWFLCRGVHAYVLHGRAAAAHPLREALLCAAMLYMLAAHGPHAVMAMPGMTTPQGPTNLAAVPALTVLFVLALAAVAVRSVPAAGRAHRAGTSVAPAATAGCQLAMIGASGYMLALML
- the hutU gene encoding urocanate hydratase, which encodes MISAPHGTALTARGWHTEAPLRMLQNNLDPEVAEHPEELVVYGGTGKAARDWPSYHAIVRTLTDLELDETLLVQSGKPVGVMRTHEWAPRVLIANSNLVGDWANWDEFRRLEHLGLMMYGQMTAGSWIYIGTQGILQGTYETFAAVAAKRFAGTLAGTITLTAGLGGMGGAQPLAVTMNGGVAICIDVDPSRIARRIQHGYLDVRADSVRQALNLAVEARDARKPLSIGLLGNAASLVPQLLANDAPIDIVTDQTSAHDPLAYLPIGVEFDDWRDYAARKPEEFTGRARASMARHVEAMVGFQDRGAEVFDYGNSIRGEAKLAGYNRAFDFPGFVPAYIRPLFCEGKGPFRWAALSGDPKDIARTDKAILDLFPENESLARWITLAQERVHFQGLPARICWLGYGERDRAGLEFNRLVGNGEISAPIVIGRDHLDCGSVASPYRETESMLDGSDAIADWPLLNAMVNVASGASWVSIHHGGGVGMGRSIHAGQVSVADGTELAAAKLERVLTNDPGMGVIRHVDAGYERATEVAAERGVRVPMREG
- the hutH gene encoding histidine ammonia-lyase translates to MERITVDVGPLTEPDVVAVARHGAGVQLGAAALTAIEASRAIVDSLADDIEPHYGISTGFGALATKHIAPEQRALLQRSLIRSHAAGSGPEVEREVTRALMLLRLSTLATGRTGVRPPTARLLAELLDNGITPIVREFGSLGCSGDLAPLAHVALALIGEGTVRTADGAELPAAEALRGHGLEPVELAEKEGLALINGTDGMLGQLLLACTDLDLLLRTADLTAAMSVEAMLGTARVFAADLQALRPQPGQAVAAANMRALLAGSPIIASHTGPDCPYVQDAYSMRCAPQVAGAARDTLAHARLVAGHELASAVDNPVITPDGRVESNGNFHGAPVAYVLDFLAIPAADVASMSERRTDRMLDVARSRGLPPFLADDPGVDSGHMIAQYTQAAMVSELKRLAVPASVDSIPSSAMQEDHVSMGWSAARKLRRSVDALTRVLAIELLTAARALDLRGPLHPGPATGAVVAALRERVAGPGPDRHLSPEVEAAVEFVRSGAAVAAADAALPAPLA